AAGGGGGCGAAGACAGAGCTTCAGAGCATTGGGTTCTATAAGAGTAAATGCTGAACAACGAGGTTTGATTGGCAAAAGTAAAGCTTTTAATGTATTATCTTTTGATATGAATAACCTAACTCATAATGATAGTCTTGTACCTTTTGGTTTTGATCAAATACTTGAAGGTGATACACTTTTTCCTCATGAAGAAGAAGAGATGCAGGGCACTCGGAGAAGTGAAATAAGTATTTTATTATCTCAAGCTATAAGATATTTTCGTTGTTTTGTATAAGAACTATTTTTATATTTGACTTAAATTGGAATTTGCAGGGCTTTGTGAATCTGAAAAGGTAAAAAAACTGAGATGAACGAATTGGTGTAAAAATGTTGCAGGACTCAAAGTTGGAGAAAATGTTGCGCCTCCTAGTTTTGTTCAAACATTTGAAGGTGATACTCTTTTTCCTCATGAAGAAGAAGAGATGCAGGGCACTCAGAGAAGTGAAATAAGTATTTTATTATCTCAAGCTATAAGATTTTTTTGTTGTTACTGTATAAGGACTAATTTTTATATTTGAGTTAAATTGGAATTTGCAGGGCTTTGTGAATCTGAAAAGATAAAAAAACTGAAAGGAACGAATTGGTATAAAAATGTCGCAGGACTCAGAGTTGGAGAAAATGTAGCGCCTCCTAGTTTTGATCAAACATTTGAAGGTGATACCGATCTTTTTCCTCATGAAGAAGAAGAGATGCAGGGCACTCATAGAAGTGAAATAAGTATTTTATTATCTTAAGTTATAATttttttgttgttattgtataAGGACTATTTTTATATTTAAGTTTAATTGGAATTTGCAGGGCTTTGTCAATCTGAAAAGGTAAAAAAACTGAGAGGAACGAATTGGTGTAAAAATGTTGCAGGACTCAAAGTTGGAGAAAATGTTGCGCCTCCTGGTTTTGATCAAATATTTGAAAATGATACTGATCTTTTTCCTCATGAAGAAGAAGAGATGCAGGGTACTCAGAGAAGTGAAAGTATTTTATTATCTCAAGTTATAAGATTTTTTTGTTGTTATTGTACAAGATCTATTTTTATATTTGAGTTAAATTGGAATTTGCAGGGCTTTGTGAATCTGAAAAGGTATAAAAGGTGAGGGGAATGAATAGGTATAAAAAAGGTGCAGGACTCAGAGTTGGAGAAAATCTTGCGCCTCCGGGTTTTGAACAAATATTTGAAGGTGATACTCTTTTTCCTTATGGAGAAGAAGATATGCAGGACGCGCAGAGAAGTGAAATAAGTATTTTATTATCTCAAGCTATAAGATttttttgttgttattgtataAGACCTATTTTTATATTTGGTTTAAATTGAAATTTGCAGGGTCATGTGAATCTGAAAAGGT
The Nicotiana sylvestris chromosome 11, ASM39365v2, whole genome shotgun sequence DNA segment above includes these coding regions:
- the LOC104227112 gene encoding uncharacterized protein isoform X5, which gives rise to MTLCSRYIHTMETKFNRLERNYDGGIIESDGGLTIFCHPGRALRGGKPHKPDSNELEQAHIYILKNCDEIQPFLEKFSLTPIDTSQENSDMQFIGWLKEKVDMNPSKYQKSKMESSSKTVKHVYVPPGTLARGRRQSFRALGSIRVNAEQRGLIGKSDTLFPHEEEEMQGTRRSEIRLKVGENVAPPSFVQTFEGDTLFPHEEEEMQGTQRSEIRLCESEKIKKLKGTNWYKNVAGLRVGENVAPPSFDQTFEGDTDLFPHEEEEMQGTHRSEIRLKVGENVAPPGFDQIFENDTDLFPHEEEEMQGTQRSERLCESEKV
- the LOC104227112 gene encoding uncharacterized protein isoform X7, coding for MTLCSRYIHTMETKFNRLERNYDGGIIESDGGLTIFCHPGRALRGGKPHKPDSNELEQAHIYILKNCDEIQPFLEKFSLTPIDTSQENSDMQFIGWLKEKVDMNPSKYQKSKMESSSKTVKHVYVPPGTLARGRRQSFRALGSIRVNAEQRGLIGKSDTLFPHEEEEMQGTRRSEIRLKVGENVAPPSFVQTFEGDTLFPHEEEEMQGTQRSEIRLCESEKIKKLKGTNWYKNVAGLRVGENVAPPSFDQTFEGDTDLFPHEEEEMQGTHRSEIRLKVGENVAPPGFDQIFENDTDLFPHEEEEMQGLCESEKV
- the LOC104227112 gene encoding uncharacterized protein isoform X9, whose amino-acid sequence is MQFIGWLKEKVDMNPSKYQKSKMESSSKTVKHVYVPPGTLARGRRQSFRALGSIRVNAEQRGLIGKSDTLFPHEEEEMQGTRRSEIRLKVGENVAPPSFVQTFEGDTLFPHEEEEMQGTQRSEIRLCESEKIKKLKGTNWYKNVAGLRVGENVAPPSFDQTFEGDTDLFPHEEEEMQGTHRSEIRLCQSEKVKKLRGTNWCKNVAGLKVGENVAPPGFDQIFENDTDLFPHEEEEMQGTQRSERLCESEKV
- the LOC104227112 gene encoding uncharacterized protein isoform X8, encoding MTLCSRYIHTMETKFNRLERNYDGGIIESDGGLTIFCHPGRALRGGKPHKPDSNELEQAHIYILKNCDEIQPFLEKFSLTPIDTSQENSDMQFIGWLKEKVDMNPSKYQKSKMESSSKTVKHVYVPPGTLARGRRQSFRALGSIRVNAEQRGLIGKSDTLFPHEEEEMQGTRRSEIRLKVGENVAPPSFVQTFEGLRVGENVAPPSFDQTFEGDTDLFPHEEEEMQGTHRSEIRLCQSEKVKKLRGTNWCKNVAGLKVGENVAPPGFDQIFENDTDLFPHEEEEMQGTQRSERLCESEKV
- the LOC104227112 gene encoding uncharacterized protein isoform X6, producing MTLCSRYIHTMETKFNRLERNYDGGIIESDGGLTIFCHPGRALRGGKPHKPDSNELEQAHIYILKNCDEIQPFLEKFSLTPIDTSQENSDMQFIGWLKEKVDMNPSKYQKSKMESSSKTVKHVYVPPGTLARGRRQSFRALGSIRVNAEQRGLIGKSDTLFPHEEEEMQGTRRSEIRLKVGENVAPPSFVQTFEGDTLFPHEEEEMQGTQRSEIRLRVGENVAPPSFDQTFEGDTDLFPHEEEEMQGTHRSEIRLCQSEKVKKLRGTNWCKNVAGLKVGENVAPPGFDQIFENDTDLFPHEEEEMQGTQRSERLCESEKV
- the LOC104227112 gene encoding uncharacterized protein isoform X4, which codes for MTLCSRYIHTMETKFNRLERNYDGGIIESDGGLTIFCHPGRALRGGKPHKPDSNELEQAHIYILKNCDEIQPFLEKFSLTPIDTSQENSDMQFIGWLKEKVDMNPSKYQKSKMESSSKTVKHVYVPPGTLARGRRQSFRALGSIRVNAEQRGLIGKSDTLFPHEEEEMQGTRRSEIRLKVGENVAPPSFVQTFEGLCESEKIKKLKGTNWYKNVAGLRVGENVAPPSFDQTFEGDTDLFPHEEEEMQGTHRSEIRLCQSEKVKKLRGTNWCKNVAGLKVGENVAPPGFDQIFENDTDLFPHEEEEMQGTQRSERLCESEKV
- the LOC104227112 gene encoding uncharacterized protein isoform X10 gives rise to the protein MKVDMNPSKYQKSKMESSSKTVKHVYVPPGTLARGRRQSFRALGSIRVNAEQRGLIGKSDTLFPHEEEEMQGTRRSEIRLKVGENVAPPSFVQTFEGDTLFPHEEEEMQGTQRSEIRLCESEKIKKLKGTNWYKNVAGLRVGENVAPPSFDQTFEGDTDLFPHEEEEMQGTHRSEIRLCQSEKVKKLRGTNWCKNVAGLKVGENVAPPGFDQIFENDTDLFPHEEEEMQGTQRSERLCESEKV
- the LOC104227112 gene encoding uncharacterized protein isoform X3 — protein: MTLCSRYIHTMETKFNRLERNYDGGIIESDGGLTIFCHPGRALRGGKPHKPDSNELEQAHIYILKNCDEIQPFLEKFSLTPIDTSQENSDMQFIGWLKEKVDMNPSKYQKSKMESSSKTVKHVYVPPGTLARGRRQSFRALGSIRVNAEQRGLIGKSDTLFPHEEEEMQGTRRSEIRLKVGENVAPPSFVQTFEGDTLFPHEEEEMQGTQRSEIRLCESEKIKKLKGTNWYKNVAGLRVGENVAPPSFDQTFEGDTDLFPHEEEEMQGTHRSEIRLCQSEKVKKLRGTNWCKNVAGLKVGENVAPPGFDQIFENDTDLFPHEEEEMQGLCESEKV
- the LOC104227112 gene encoding uncharacterized protein isoform X1; translated protein: MTLCSRYIHTMETKFNRLERNYDGGIIESDGGLTIFCHPGRALRGGKPHKPDSNELEQAHIYILKNCDEIQPFLEKFSLTPIDTSQENSDMQFIGWLKEKVDMNPSKYQKSKMESSSKTVKHVYVPPGTLARGRRQSFRALGSIRVNAEQRGLIGKSDTLFPHEEEEMQGTRRSEIRLKVGENVAPPSFVQTFEGDTLFPHEEEEMQGTQRSEIRLCESEKIKKLKGTNWYKNVAGLRVGENVAPPSFDQTFEGDTDLFPHEEEEMQGTHRSEIRLCQSEKVKKLRGTNWCKNVAGLKVGENVAPPGFDQIFENDTDLFPHEEEEMQGTQRSERLCESEKV
- the LOC104227112 gene encoding uncharacterized protein isoform X2, producing the protein MTLCSRYIHTMETKFNRLERNYDGGIIESDGGLTIFCHPGRALRGGKPHKPDSNELEQAHIYILKNCDEIQPFLEKFSLTPIDTSQENSDMQFIGWLKEKVDMNPSKYQKSKMESSSKTVKHVYVPPGTLARGRRQSFRALGSIRVNAEQRGDTLFPHEEEEMQGTRRSEIRLKVGENVAPPSFVQTFEGDTLFPHEEEEMQGTQRSEIRLCESEKIKKLKGTNWYKNVAGLRVGENVAPPSFDQTFEGDTDLFPHEEEEMQGTHRSEIRLCQSEKVKKLRGTNWCKNVAGLKVGENVAPPGFDQIFENDTDLFPHEEEEMQGTQRSERLCESEKV